The following DNA comes from Centropristis striata isolate RG_2023a ecotype Rhode Island chromosome 3, C.striata_1.0, whole genome shotgun sequence.
caacagaacaaccatctacatctgctacgactgtgacaccaactcaaacatctcctgaacacataagtaaaactacaacgactggcaccagcaccatccaacttccattaacaggccaggaaacattgacaacagcgatgtcttcatcaacagaagaaccatctacatctgctacgactgtgacaccaactcaaacaaTTCCTGAACACagaagtaaaactacaacgactggcaccagcaccatccaacttccattaacaggccaggaaacattgacaacagcgatgtcttcatcaacagaacaaccatctacatctgctacgactgtgacaccaactcaaacatctcctgaacacaaaattataataacaatgactGACACCAGCACCacccaacttccattaacaggccaggaaacattgacaacagcgatgtcttcatcaacagaagaaccatctacatctgctacgactgtgacaccaactcaaacatctcctgaacacataagtaaaactacaacgactggcaccagcaccatccaacttccattaacaggccaggaaacattgacaacagcgatgtcttcatcaacagaagaaccatctacatctgctacgactgtgacaccaactcaaacatctcctgaacacataagtaaaactacaacgactggcaccagcaccatccaacttccattaacaggccaggaaacattgacaacagcgatgtcttcatcaacagaacaaccatctacatctgctacgactgtgacaccaactcaaacatctcctgaacacataagtaaaactacaatgactggcaccagcaccatccaacttccattaacaggccaggaaacattgacaacagtgatgtcttcatcaacagaagaaccatctacatctgctacgactgtgactccaactcaaacatcacctgaacacataagtaaaactacaacaactggcaccagcaccatccaacttccattaacaggccaggaaacattgacaacagcgatgtcttcatcaacagaagaacaatctacatctgctacgactgtgacaccaactcaaacatctcctgaacacaaaattataataacaatgactggcaccagcaccacccaacttccattaacaggccaggaaacattgacaacagcgatgtcttcatcaacagaagaaccatctacatctgctacgactgtgacaccaactcaaacatctcctgaacacataagtaaaactacaacgactggcaccagcaccatccaacttccattaacaggccaggaaacattgacaacagcgatgtcttcatcaacagaacaaccatcaacatctgctacgactgtgactccaactcaaacatctcctgaacacataagtaaaactacaacgactggcaccagcaccatccaacttccattaacaggccaggaaacattgacaacagcgatgtcttcatcaacagaagaacaatctacatctgctacgactgtgacaccaactcaaacatctcctggacacaaaattataataacaatgactggcaccagcaccacccaacttccattaacaggccaggaaacattgacaacagcgatgtcttcatcaacagaagaaccatctacatctgctacgactgtgacaccaactcaaacatctcctgaacacataagtaaaactacaacgactggcaccagcaccatccaacttccattaacaggccaggaaacattgacaacagcgatgtcttcatcaacagaagaaccatctacatctgctacgactgtgacaccaactcaaacatctcctgaacacataagtaaaactacaacgactggtaccagcaccatccaacttccactaacaggccaggaaacattgacaacagcgatgtcttcatcaacagaacaaccatctacatctgctacgactgtgacaccaactcaaacatctcctggacacaaaattataataacaatgactggcaccagcaccacccaacttccattaacaggccaggaaacattgacaacagcgatgtcttcatcaacagaagaacaatctacatctgctacgactgtgacaccaactcaaacatctcctgaacacaaaattataataacaatgactggcaccagcaccacccaacttccattaacaggccaggaaacattgacaacagcgatgtcttcatcaacagaagaaccatctacatctgctacgactgtgacaccaactcaaacatctcctgaacacataagtaaaactacaacgactggcaccagcaccatccaacttccattaacaggccaggaaacattgacaacagcgatgtcttcatcaacagaacaaccatcaacatctgctacgactgtgactccaactcaaacatctcctgaacacataagtaaaactacaacgactggcaccagcaccatccaacttccattaacaggccaggaaacattgacaacagcgatgtcttcatcaacagaagaacaatctacatctgctacgactgtgacaccaactcaaacatctcctggacacaaaattataataacaatgactggcaccagcaccatccaacttccattaacaggccaggaaacattgacaacagtgatgtcttcatcaacagaagaaccatctacatctgctacgactgtgactccaactcaaacatcacctgaacacataagtaaaactacaacaactggcaccagcaccatccaacttccattaacaggccaggaaacattgacaacagcgatgtcttcatcaacagaagaacaatctacatctgctacgactgtgacaccaactcaaacatctcctgaacacaaaattataataacaatgactggcaccagcaccacccaacttccattaacaggccaggaaacattgacaacagcgatgtcttcatcaacagaagaaccatctacatctgctacgactgtgacaccaactcaaacatctcctgaacacataagtaaaactacaacgactggcaccagcaccatccaacttccattaacaggccaggaaacattgacaacagcgatgtcttcatcaacagaacaaccatcaacatctgctacgactgtgactccaactcaaacatctcctgaacacataagtaaaactacaacgactggcaccagcaccatccaacttccattaacaggccaggaaacattgacaacagcgatgtcttcatcaacagaagaacaatctacatctgctacgactgtgacaccaactcaaacatctcctggacacaaaattataataacaatgactggcaccagcaccacccaacttccattaacaggccaggaaacattgacaacagcgatgtcttcatcaacagaagaaccatctacatctgctacgactgtgacaccaactcaaacatctcctgaacacataagtaaaactacaacgactggcaccagcaccatccaacttccattaacaggccaggaaacattgacaacagcgatgtcttcatcaacagaagaaccatctacatctgctacgactgtgacaccaactcaaacatctcctgaacacataagtaaaactacaacgactggtaccagcaccatccaacttccactaacaggccaggaaacattgacaacagcgatgtcttcatcaacagaacaaccatctacatctgctacgactgtgacaccaactcaaacatctcctggacacaaaattataataacaatgactGGCACTAGCACCacccaacttccattaacaggccaggaaacattgacaacagcgatgtcttcatcaacagaagaacaatctacatctgctacgactgtgacaccaactcaaacatctcctgaacacaaaattataataacaatgactggcaccagcaccacccaacttccattaacaggccaggaaacattgacaacagcgatgtcttcatcaacagaagaaccatctacatctgctacgactgtgacaccaactcaaacatctcctgaacacataagtaaaactacaacgactggcaccagcaccatccaacttccattaacaggccaggaaacattgacaacagcgatgtcttcatcaacagaacaaccatcaacatctgctacgactgtgactccaactcaaacatctcctgaacacataagtaaaactacaacgactggcaccagcaccatccaacttccattaacaggccaggaaacattgacaacagcgatgtcttcatcaacagaagaacaatctacatctgctacgactgtgacaccaactcaaacatctcctggacacaaaattataataacaatgactggcaccagcaccacccaacttccattaacaggccaggaaacattgacaacagcgatgtcttcatcaacagaagaaccatctacatctgctacgactgtgacaccaactcaaacatctcctgaacacataagtaaaactacaacgactggcaccagcaccatccaacttccattaacaggccaggaaacattgacaacagcgatgtcttcatcaacagaagaaccatctacatctgctacgactgtgacaccaactcaaacatctcctgaacacataagtaaaactacaacgactggcaccagcaccatccaacttccattaacaggccaggaaacattgacaacagcgatgtcttcatcaacagaagaaccatctacatctgctacgactgtgacaccaactcaaacatctcctgaacacataagtaaaactacaacgactggcaccagcaccatccaacttccattaacaggccaggaaacattgacaacagcgatgtcttcatcaacagaagaaccatctacatctgctacaactgtgacaccaactcaaacatctcctgaacacataagtaaaactacaacgactggcaccagcaccatccaacttccattaacaggccaggaaacattgacaacagtgatgtcttcatcaacagaagaaccatctacatctgctacgactgtgactccaactcaaacatcacctgaacacataagtaaaactacaacaactggcaccagcaccatccaacttccattaacaggccaggaaacattgacaacagcgatgtcttcatcaacagaagaacaatctacatctgctacgactgtgacaccaactcaaacatctcctgaacacaaaattataataacaatgactggcaccagcaccacccaacttccattaacaggccaggaaacattgacaacagcgatgtcttcatcaacagaagaaccatctacatctgctacgactgtgacaccaactcaaacatctcctgaacacataagtaaaactacaacgactggcaccagcaccatccaacttccattaacaggccaggaaacattgacaacagcgatgtcttcatcaacagaagaaccatctacatctgctatgactgtgacaccaactcaaacatctcctgaacacataagtaaaactacaacgactggcaccagcaccatccaacttccattaacaggccaggaaacattgacaacagcgatgtcttcatcaacagaagaaccatctacatctgctacgactttgacaccaactcaaacatctcctgaacacataagtaaaactacaacgactggcaccagcaccatccaacttccattaacaggccaggaaacattgacaacagcgatgtcttcatcaacagaagaaccatctacatctgctacaactgtgacaccaactcaaacatctcctgaacacataagtaaaactacaacgactggcaccagcaccatccaacttccattaacaggccaggaaacattgacaacagcgatgtcttcatcaacagaagaaccatttacatctgctacgactgtgacaccaactcaaacatctcctgaacacataagtaaaactacaacgactggcaccagcaccatccaacttccattaacaggccaggaaacattgacaacagcgatgtcttcatcaacagaagaaccatctacatctgctacaactgtgacaccaactcaaacatctcctgaacacataagtaaaactacaacgactggcaccagcaccatccaacttccattaacaggccaggaaacattgacaacagtgatgtcttcatcaacagaagaaccatctacatctgctacgactgtgactccaactcaaacatcacctgaacacataagtaaaactacaacaactggcaccagcaccatccaacttccattaacaggccaggaaacattgacaacagcgatgtcttcatcaacagaagaacaatctacatctgctacgactgtgacaccaactcaaacatctcctgaacacaaaattataataacaatgactggcaccagcaccacccaacttccattaacaggccaggaaacattgacaacagcgatgtcttcatcaacagaagaaccatctacatctgctacgactgtgacaccaactcaaacatctcctgaacacataagtaaaactacaacgactggcaccagcaccatccaacttccattaacaggccaggaaacattgacaacagcgatgtcttcatcaacagaagaaccatctacatctgctatgactgtgacaccaactcaaacatctcctgaacacataagtaaaactacaacgactggcaccagcaccatccaacttccattaacaggccaggaaacattgacaacagcgatgtcttcatcaacagaagaacaatctacatctgctacgactttgacaccaactcaaacatctcctgaacacataagtaaaactacaacgactggcaccagcaccatccaacttccattaacaggccaggaaacattgacaacagcgacgtcttcatcaacagaagaaccatctacatctgctacgactgtgactccaactcaaacatctcctgaacacataagtaaaactacaacgactggcaccagcaccatccaacttccattaacaggccaggaaacattgacaacagcgatgtcttcatcaacagaagaaccatctacatctgctacgactgtgactccaactcaaacatctcctgaacacataagtaaaactacaatgactggcaccagcaccatccaacttccattaacaggccaggaaacattgacaacagcgatgtcttcatcaacagaagaacaatctacatctgctacgactgtgagaccaactcaaacatctcctgaacacaaaattataacaacaatgactggcaccagcaccacccaacttccattaacaggccaggaaacattgacaacagcgatgtcttcatcaacagaagaaccatctacatctgctacgactgtgacaccaactcaaacatctcctgaacacataagtaaaactacaacgactggcaccagcaccatccaacttccattaacaggccaggaaacactgacaacagcgatgtcttcatcaacagaacaaccatctacatctgctacgactgtgacaccaactcaaacatctcctgaacacataagtaaaactacaacgactggcaccagcaccatccaacttccattaacaggccaggaaacattgacaacagcgatgtcttcatcaacagaagaaccatctacatctgctacgactgtgactccaaatcaaacatctcctgaacacataagtaaaactacaacgactggcaccagcaccatccaacttccattaacaggacaggaaacattgacaacagcgatgtcttcatcaacagaagaaccatctacatctgctacgactgtgactccaactcaaacatctcctgaacacataagtaaaactacaacgactggcaccagcaccatccaacttccattaacaggccaggaaacattgacaacagcgatgtcttcatcaacagaagaacaacac
Coding sequences within:
- the LOC131968121 gene encoding integumentary mucin C.1-like, whose product is TEEPSTSATTVTPTQTSSSTEEPSTSATTVTPTQTHISKTTTTGTSTIQ